One segment of Polyangiaceae bacterium DNA contains the following:
- a CDS encoding AAA family ATPase has product MKFRPAIGESDFRKVRENGAGYVDKSSFISDVLYDMSSALLFPRPRRFGKTINISMLGYFLRKTDEDLSHLFEGLAVTRNPQAMKHFQKYPTISVTFKDVKANMFEGAIAGIRDQIVAAFDLYRHLLDDPSFSPTMARRFRSVLDGTVTTDELQYSFKWLSHALHEHYKTPVVILVDEYDTPIQSGYMHGYFDDIVLFFRNFFSAALKDNVALFKGVLTGILRVSKENMFSGLNNVRVHSILSPRYATHFGFTDEEVANIIDAGRLDEVRAWYNGYLFGGHVIYNPWSILCYIEEGVLKPYWVNTGSSDLIEQLATKQGLGLSEKSSALLHGENIEVPLDDNVVLRDIEKRSNALWNFLAFSGYLKVAKSELNEGRLTGWLCIPNNEIRLVYEDMFRNWLDKIDPEQYLTNDLVKALLTGETGAIQKLLEKILLTAMSFQDPAGKQPEKLYHGFVLGMLVHIESQYEVRSNRESGYGRADVLMRPKTAGRPGVVMELKVRSEDENPEDVLVEAARQIRERQYAAELLAAGASPVHEYAMAFDGKKVWVRRVDELIT; this is encoded by the coding sequence GTGAAGTTTCGTCCTGCCATCGGTGAGTCCGACTTTCGCAAAGTGCGCGAAAACGGGGCCGGCTACGTCGACAAGTCGAGTTTCATCAGCGACGTGCTCTACGACATGAGCTCGGCCCTGCTGTTTCCGCGCCCGAGGCGGTTTGGCAAGACCATCAACATCTCGATGCTCGGCTACTTCCTGCGCAAGACGGACGAGGATCTATCGCACTTGTTCGAGGGGCTTGCCGTGACGCGCAATCCCCAAGCGATGAAGCACTTCCAAAAGTATCCGACGATATCGGTGACGTTCAAAGATGTGAAGGCGAATATGTTCGAGGGGGCGATTGCGGGAATACGTGATCAGATCGTCGCAGCATTCGACCTGTATCGTCATCTGCTCGACGATCCGAGTTTCAGTCCCACCATGGCTCGCAGATTCCGCAGCGTGCTCGATGGTACGGTCACAACGGACGAACTTCAATATTCGTTCAAGTGGTTGTCGCATGCACTTCACGAGCATTACAAGACGCCGGTCGTCATTCTCGTCGACGAATACGATACGCCGATTCAATCGGGGTACATGCACGGCTATTTCGACGACATCGTTTTGTTCTTTCGCAACTTTTTTTCAGCCGCCCTCAAGGACAACGTGGCTCTTTTCAAGGGCGTGCTGACGGGCATTCTGCGCGTATCGAAAGAAAACATGTTTTCGGGGCTCAACAACGTTCGCGTGCACTCCATCTTGAGCCCTCGGTATGCTACGCATTTTGGGTTTACCGACGAGGAAGTGGCGAACATCATCGATGCCGGGCGCCTCGACGAAGTGCGTGCATGGTACAACGGTTATCTCTTCGGCGGCCACGTCATTTACAATCCGTGGTCCATTCTGTGCTACATTGAAGAAGGCGTGCTCAAGCCGTATTGGGTGAATACTGGATCGAGCGATCTCATCGAGCAACTCGCCACCAAACAAGGACTGGGTTTGTCGGAGAAGTCGTCCGCGCTGCTTCATGGGGAGAACATCGAAGTTCCACTCGATGACAACGTCGTTTTGCGCGATATCGAAAAACGGTCGAATGCGCTTTGGAATTTTCTGGCATTTTCTGGATACCTCAAGGTGGCGAAGTCGGAACTCAATGAAGGTCGATTGACCGGGTGGCTTTGCATTCCCAACAATGAAATCCGGCTCGTTTACGAGGATATGTTCCGCAATTGGCTCGACAAAATCGACCCTGAACAATATTTGACCAATGATCTAGTCAAAGCCCTTTTGACTGGCGAAACGGGCGCGATTCAGAAGTTGCTCGAAAAGATTCTGCTAACGGCCATGTCCTTTCAGGATCCGGCCGGAAAACAGCCTGAAAAGCTTTATCACGGCTTCGTTTTGGGCATGCTCGTACACATCGAATCACAATACGAGGTCCGATCGAATCGCGAATCCGGTTACGGTCGCGCCGACGTCCTCATGCGGCCGAAAACTGCAGGACGTCCAGGCGTCGTCATGGAACTGAAAGTGCGGAGCGAAGACGAAAACCCCGAAGACGTCCTCGTCGAGGCTGCACGACAGATTCGTGAGCGGCAGTATGCCGCCGAGCTCCTTGCGGCCGGAGCATCGCCCGTGCACGAATACGCTATGGCGTTCGACGGGAAAAAAGTTTGGGTAAGACGCGTCGATGAATTGATTACGTGA
- a CDS encoding EF-hand domain-containing protein, translating to MTMNEDTIRAQFRNLDKDGNGQISAAEIREVLTALGDKLTDDEVDEMIRDVDKDGDGQVNYEEFLAHMTSGE from the coding sequence ATGACCATGAATGAAGACACGATCCGCGCGCAGTTTCGAAACCTCGACAAAGATGGCAACGGCCAGATTTCCGCGGCCGAAATCCGCGAAGTCTTGACGGCGCTCGGCGACAAGTTGACGGACGACGAGGTTGACGAGATGATCCGCGACGTCGACAAGGACGGCGACGGTCAAGTCAACTACGAGGAATTCCTTGCGCACATGACGTCGGGCGAGTGA
- a CDS encoding aminotransferase class V-fold PLP-dependent enzyme yields MLPNRRRMLGAIALPFVSAACAPAAPLGANKPPNLPKTRGAESDMVRDEDYWAEVGRHFTMDRSIVNLNNGGVSPAPESVQAAMNRHVGFANSAPPPYALWEIAPPLREAVRRQLASQWGVDAEEIAITRNASEGLQICQFGIDLGPGNEVLATTQDYPRMINTFRQRERREKIVLKQFDIPVPAEDTNQLVSLYEANITPKTKLVLVSHMINLTGQIMPVREIAAMARRRGIPTIVDGAHALAHFDFKLSDLDCDYYATSLHKWLFAPHGTGLLYVRKSKIRSLWPLMAAHSDKDDDIRKFEEIGTHPEANTLAIAEALAFHQAIGGARKEARLIHLRDLWCKRLLASGRVRLHTSLKAHPAKLACGIATFQVEGIDPVKLQAYLWSEHRILTVAIVHQQFQGVRVTPSVYTTPDEIDRFCSAVERVIAKGLPA; encoded by the coding sequence ATGTTGCCCAATCGACGCCGAATGCTGGGCGCCATCGCGCTGCCTTTCGTTTCAGCCGCATGTGCCCCTGCCGCGCCTCTTGGCGCGAACAAGCCCCCGAATCTGCCGAAGACCCGAGGGGCGGAATCGGACATGGTTCGTGATGAAGATTATTGGGCGGAAGTAGGCCGCCATTTCACGATGGATCGGTCGATCGTGAACTTGAACAATGGCGGCGTGAGCCCCGCACCGGAATCCGTTCAGGCTGCCATGAATCGTCATGTTGGTTTCGCCAATTCGGCGCCGCCTCCGTATGCGCTATGGGAAATCGCTCCGCCCTTGCGCGAAGCGGTGCGGCGACAACTGGCGTCGCAATGGGGCGTGGACGCCGAAGAGATTGCCATCACGCGCAACGCTTCGGAAGGACTTCAGATTTGCCAATTCGGCATCGACCTCGGGCCCGGCAACGAAGTGCTGGCGACGACGCAGGACTATCCGCGCATGATCAATACGTTCCGGCAGCGCGAACGGCGCGAAAAGATCGTGCTCAAACAATTCGACATTCCCGTTCCCGCCGAAGACACCAATCAACTCGTGTCGCTCTACGAAGCGAACATCACGCCCAAAACGAAGCTCGTTTTGGTGAGCCACATGATCAACCTCACGGGTCAGATCATGCCCGTGCGCGAAATCGCCGCAATGGCTCGGCGTCGTGGCATACCGACGATCGTCGATGGAGCTCACGCGCTTGCCCACTTCGACTTCAAGCTATCGGATCTCGATTGCGATTATTACGCGACGAGTCTCCATAAGTGGTTGTTCGCACCGCACGGCACCGGTCTGCTGTACGTGCGCAAGAGTAAGATTCGCTCGCTTTGGCCGCTCATGGCGGCACATTCGGACAAGGACGACGACATTCGCAAGTTCGAGGAGATCGGCACGCATCCCGAGGCCAATACGCTGGCCATTGCAGAGGCGCTTGCGTTTCATCAGGCCATTGGAGGAGCGCGAAAAGAAGCGCGGCTCATTCATTTGCGCGACCTATGGTGCAAGCGCTTGCTCGCATCGGGACGCGTGCGTCTGCATACGAGCCTGAAGGCACATCCCGCGAAGCTTGCTTGCGGCATTGCAACGTTTCAAGTCGAAGGGATCGATCCGGTCAAACTCCAGGCGTATTTGTGGAGCGAACATCGAATTCTCACCGTTGCCATCGTGCACCAACAGTTTCAAGGTGTACGCGTCACGCCGAGCGTCTACACGACCCCGGATGAAATCGACAGGTTTTGCTCGGCGGTCGAACGGGTCATCGCCAAAGGGCTCCCGGCGTGA
- the msrP gene encoding protein-methionine-sulfoxide reductase catalytic subunit MsrP — translation MARSSKKIPSSEITPETLYLRRREWLQSAGLYVGTSALFGASLVGLTGTGKRAPVTTPAQAPDLPVPVPTAAPSAAASASPVAMEKSFKTDEAKTPYEDVTTYNNFYELGLEKEAPAKNAKSLKHRPWSVSFEGEIKKKPQKVDIDTILKWFDIEERVYRLRCVERWSMVIPWLGFPLKKLIEKLEPTSRAKYVAFTTLLDAEQLPFQLTDVLEWPYVEGLRIDEAMHPLSFLAVGLYGKALPGQNGAPIRLVVPWKYGFKSIKSIVRIALVEKEPPTSWNKAAPREYGFYANVNPNVDHPRWSQAMELRIGDTEKRPTLMFNGYEQEVASLYEGMDLRMYY, via the coding sequence ATGGCCCGGTCGTCGAAGAAAATTCCTTCGTCGGAAATCACGCCGGAAACGCTTTATCTACGCCGCCGCGAGTGGCTGCAGAGCGCGGGCCTCTACGTAGGAACTTCCGCCCTTTTCGGCGCGAGCCTCGTGGGCCTCACGGGCACGGGCAAACGCGCCCCCGTGACGACGCCTGCCCAGGCACCCGACTTGCCTGTGCCCGTTCCTACCGCCGCGCCCTCGGCGGCTGCATCCGCATCGCCCGTCGCCATGGAAAAATCATTCAAGACGGACGAAGCAAAAACGCCCTACGAGGACGTGACCACATACAACAATTTTTATGAGCTGGGACTCGAAAAGGAAGCCCCAGCGAAAAATGCAAAGTCATTGAAACATCGACCGTGGAGCGTGAGCTTCGAAGGAGAAATCAAAAAAAAGCCGCAAAAGGTCGACATCGATACGATCCTGAAATGGTTCGACATCGAAGAACGAGTGTATCGATTGCGGTGTGTCGAGCGCTGGTCGATGGTCATTCCGTGGCTCGGTTTTCCGCTCAAAAAACTCATCGAAAAGCTCGAGCCCACCTCACGCGCCAAGTACGTCGCATTCACGACGCTTCTCGATGCCGAGCAGCTCCCTTTTCAGCTCACGGACGTGCTCGAATGGCCTTACGTCGAAGGTCTTCGTATCGACGAAGCCATGCATCCGCTTTCGTTTTTGGCGGTGGGGCTTTATGGCAAGGCGCTTCCTGGCCAGAATGGAGCGCCAATTCGGCTCGTCGTGCCGTGGAAATACGGATTCAAGTCGATTAAATCGATCGTGCGCATCGCGCTCGTGGAAAAGGAACCGCCCACGTCGTGGAACAAGGCGGCGCCGCGAGAATATGGGTTTTACGCGAACGTCAATCCAAACGTCGACCATCCGCGGTGGAGTCAAGCCATGGAGCTGCGAATTGGGGACACGGAAAAAAGGCCCACCCTCATGTTCAATGGTTACGAGCAAGAGGTCGCTTCTTTGTACGAGGGCATGGATCTTCGGATGTATTACTGA
- a CDS encoding sulfoxide reductase heme-binding subunit YedZ — protein sequence MAIVETPAKRGAKGKLGWLVPAITTGGLLPLVVLVARYLRRDLGANPIAEALNQLGLLGLLLLLLSLAATPLQVVTHWKWPIRIRKSLGLLGFFYVCLHFLLYAVVDQSLALGPIVEDIAKRPFILVGFLGFVLLIPMAMTSTAKALKTMGFVRWKRLHRLAYVVGVLGIVHYIMRVKKVTAEPLIYASVLGGLFVVRIVDFFIERAQKKAIGQVNRP from the coding sequence ATGGCAATCGTTGAAACGCCCGCAAAACGTGGGGCCAAGGGGAAACTCGGTTGGCTCGTGCCTGCCATTACGACAGGCGGGCTATTGCCTCTCGTCGTTCTCGTCGCGCGTTACCTCCGGCGGGATTTGGGGGCCAATCCCATTGCCGAGGCACTCAATCAGCTCGGCCTGCTCGGGCTGCTTCTCTTGCTCTTGTCGCTTGCCGCGACGCCGCTTCAGGTCGTGACGCATTGGAAGTGGCCGATCCGCATTCGCAAATCACTCGGATTGCTCGGCTTCTTCTATGTCTGCTTGCATTTTCTGCTCTATGCCGTCGTCGATCAATCTCTCGCGCTCGGGCCGATTGTAGAAGACATTGCCAAACGCCCATTTATTTTGGTTGGGTTTCTTGGATTCGTATTGCTTATTCCGATGGCGATGACATCGACCGCAAAAGCGCTGAAGACGATGGGATTCGTTCGTTGGAAACGGCTCCATCGGTTGGCGTATGTCGTCGGGGTTTTGGGCATTGTTCATTATATCATGCGCGTCAAGAAAGTCACCGCCGAACCTTTGATTTATGCAAGCGTGCTCGGTGGGCTCTTTGTCGTACGAATCGTAGATTTTTTCATTGAACGAGCGCAGAAGAAGGCAATAGGACAGGTGAATCGCCCATGA
- a CDS encoding cadherin-like beta sandwich domain-containing protein, with product MNRSNRFIWFFAFLSMFLVGCLDTSGTAPEPQQIGGTVIGLSGRLTLFASGSVITLTEPGPFFFPSPFAVGTLYDVVVVEEPADQDCIVENGKGVVGPVDIIDIEVTCSEQKLYRIGGTVKGSSGPLILRNGTDTVTVSADGEYSFSVMLQDGKPYAVDVEQAPLNQACTILNDVGVVMGADVTNVDVTCVADDTGLIDLALSEGTLSPVFATDTSIYLASVGLLVPSITVIPTASNLDAIIMVNGEVVVSGMESSPIRLEFGSNIINVSVQAPSGADREYAVIVSREEKLDTTYVKASNPSALDYFGYPVAISGNLMAVGATGEDSSATGVNGDGANNDRSASGAVYVYVREGGTWKQEAYIKPSNTDTNDAFGTSIALEGNTLVVGAPGEDSKSTGIDGTQNDEGATNSGAVYVFVRDAAGMWSQQAYIKASNTGAYDRFGAAVAISGDTIAVGAPDEDSSATGVGNDQTSNSANESGAVYVFLRTGTMWEQQAYIKASNTDNLDQFGASIALLGDTLAVGATDEDSNTTGINPASNESAFEAGAVYVFVRSVVGTWAQQAFMKASNTAGGDRFGSSVALGDDMLVVGARGEDSSAAGVDGNQSDNNANDSGAVYVFGRTGGMWMQQSYIKASNPGNADAFGSSVAISGDVLAVGAFAEDSNAVGMNGSQQSNTDADSGAVYLFARENATWSQLTYLKALNTDAYDEFGKTIALSEGTLICGSHLDDSSGVGMNANPYNNTATDSGAVFVYH from the coding sequence ATGAATCGTTCGAACCGCTTCATTTGGTTCTTCGCGTTTCTCTCGATGTTTTTGGTCGGATGTCTCGATACTTCGGGCACGGCGCCCGAGCCGCAACAAATTGGCGGTACCGTGATCGGACTCTCGGGCAGACTTACGCTCTTTGCCAGTGGTTCGGTCATCACATTGACGGAACCCGGGCCATTCTTTTTTCCCTCGCCGTTTGCCGTGGGCACGCTTTATGACGTGGTGGTGGTCGAAGAACCCGCAGATCAAGATTGCATCGTCGAAAATGGCAAAGGTGTCGTGGGTCCGGTCGATATCATCGACATTGAAGTGACCTGCTCCGAGCAAAAGTTGTACCGTATCGGTGGCACGGTCAAAGGTTCGTCGGGGCCGCTCATTTTGCGAAATGGTACCGATACCGTCACGGTGTCCGCGGATGGTGAATATTCATTTTCCGTCATGCTCCAGGATGGCAAGCCGTACGCTGTCGATGTGGAACAAGCTCCTTTGAATCAAGCGTGTACGATTCTCAATGACGTAGGCGTCGTCATGGGGGCGGACGTGACGAACGTCGACGTCACGTGCGTCGCCGATGATACGGGCCTCATCGACCTCGCCCTGTCCGAAGGCACGCTCAGTCCCGTATTCGCAACGGATACGTCGATTTACCTTGCCAGCGTCGGTCTGCTCGTTCCTTCGATTACGGTCATTCCCACGGCCTCGAATTTGGACGCCATCATCATGGTGAATGGGGAAGTCGTCGTATCCGGAATGGAGTCGTCTCCCATTCGTCTCGAATTTGGAAGCAACATCATCAACGTCAGCGTGCAGGCTCCGAGCGGCGCGGATCGCGAATACGCGGTCATCGTGTCGCGCGAAGAGAAGCTCGATACGACGTACGTCAAGGCATCGAATCCGAGCGCCTTGGACTATTTTGGGTATCCCGTGGCCATTTCGGGCAATCTCATGGCCGTGGGAGCAACGGGCGAAGATTCCAGCGCAACCGGAGTCAATGGCGACGGTGCAAACAACGATCGAAGTGCCAGCGGCGCCGTCTATGTTTACGTGCGCGAAGGCGGCACGTGGAAGCAAGAAGCCTATATCAAACCTTCCAATACGGACACCAACGATGCATTTGGCACGAGCATTGCGCTCGAGGGAAATACGCTCGTCGTGGGAGCCCCAGGCGAAGACAGCAAGAGCACCGGCATTGACGGCACTCAAAATGACGAGGGGGCGACGAACAGCGGCGCCGTGTACGTATTCGTTCGCGATGCGGCAGGGATGTGGTCGCAACAGGCGTACATCAAGGCGTCGAATACCGGTGCTTACGATCGATTCGGTGCAGCGGTAGCCATTTCCGGCGATACCATTGCCGTAGGCGCTCCGGATGAAGACAGCAGCGCGACGGGTGTCGGCAATGATCAAACGAGCAATTCGGCAAACGAAAGTGGCGCCGTCTACGTCTTTTTGCGAACCGGCACCATGTGGGAGCAGCAGGCGTACATCAAGGCGTCGAACACCGATAACTTGGATCAATTCGGCGCGAGCATTGCGCTTTTGGGCGACACACTCGCCGTGGGCGCGACGGACGAAGACAGCAATACCACGGGAATCAACCCAGCATCGAATGAAAGCGCTTTCGAGGCCGGGGCGGTTTACGTGTTCGTTCGTTCGGTAGTCGGCACGTGGGCGCAACAAGCGTTCATGAAAGCATCGAATACCGCAGGCGGCGACCGATTCGGCTCGAGCGTCGCGCTCGGAGACGATATGCTCGTCGTGGGCGCACGAGGCGAGGATAGCAGCGCCGCGGGTGTCGACGGCAACCAAAGTGACAATAATGCCAACGATTCCGGCGCCGTCTACGTTTTCGGCCGGACCGGCGGCATGTGGATGCAACAATCCTACATCAAAGCGTCGAATCCCGGCAATGCCGATGCGTTTGGCTCGAGCGTGGCCATTTCGGGCGATGTGCTCGCCGTGGGTGCATTCGCAGAAGATAGCAATGCCGTGGGCATGAACGGCTCGCAACAAAGCAACACCGATGCCGACTCGGGCGCGGTGTACCTGTTTGCCCGCGAGAACGCAACGTGGTCGCAATTGACGTACCTCAAAGCGCTGAACACGGATGCTTACGATGAATTCGGCAAAACCATTGCCTTGTCAGAAGGCACGCTCATATGCGGATCACATTTGGACGATAGCAGCGGTGTTGGCATGAACGCCAATCCATACAACAACACAGCGACCGATAGCGGAGCCGTGTTCGTGTATCACTGA
- a CDS encoding STAS domain-containing protein, protein MSNICEGIAAATRGEYDVRVPLTERDDGLLEVEVAVNMLIDELVLSKNENEAQRREIEEQSLTLAERDRALVRALSTPIIAVWPGVIALPLIGKIDEERQAAISEILLGRVTHDGATHVILDVTGVSDADASMVNALVATARAVGLLGACTIITGVTSAVARAMVELDVRVDIPTMARLSDALAWVFQDKQMARRVPMKRKRRD, encoded by the coding sequence GTGAGCAACATCTGCGAAGGGATCGCGGCGGCGACGCGTGGTGAGTACGACGTACGAGTGCCGCTGACCGAGCGTGATGACGGGCTGCTCGAGGTCGAAGTGGCCGTCAATATGCTCATCGACGAGCTCGTCTTGTCGAAGAACGAGAACGAAGCGCAGCGTCGCGAAATCGAAGAGCAATCGCTCACGTTGGCAGAACGAGATCGCGCGCTCGTGCGCGCGTTGTCGACGCCCATCATCGCGGTGTGGCCGGGCGTGATCGCACTGCCGCTCATTGGAAAAATAGACGAAGAGCGACAGGCTGCCATTTCGGAAATTTTGCTGGGGCGCGTCACGCATGACGGCGCGACGCACGTCATTCTTGACGTAACGGGAGTTTCCGACGCCGATGCCAGCATGGTCAATGCGCTCGTCGCGACGGCACGTGCCGTGGGGCTTCTCGGGGCCTGCACCATCATTACAGGCGTCACGTCAGCCGTGGCTCGAGCCATGGTCGAATTGGATGTGCGCGTGGATATTCCCACGATGGCCCGATTGTCCGACGCATTGGCGTGGGTATTTCAGGACAAACAAATGGCAAGACGCGTCCCAATGAAAAGGAAGAGGAGGGATTGA
- a CDS encoding STAS/SEC14 domain-containing protein, translated as MPIVAREDQTKGGKHVVRCQVSGQVSGQDALGLLEQSKELAKRIGTKGDLLCNVAAGTEYSPESRRIFTKEFTPYTRRTSVVVTSKLVRAAINFMMRMSMRNTELKCFDDEPSAMAWLDE; from the coding sequence ATGCCGATCGTCGCGCGAGAGGACCAGACCAAAGGCGGAAAGCACGTCGTCCGGTGCCAAGTGAGTGGCCAAGTCAGCGGCCAGGATGCGCTCGGGCTGCTCGAGCAATCCAAGGAGCTTGCAAAGAGAATCGGGACGAAAGGCGATTTGCTTTGCAACGTCGCGGCGGGGACCGAGTATTCGCCTGAGAGCCGCCGCATATTTACGAAGGAATTCACGCCCTATACGCGGCGCACGTCCGTGGTCGTGACGAGCAAGCTCGTGCGCGCAGCCATCAACTTCATGATGAGAATGTCCATGCGAAACACGGAATTGAAGTGTTTCGACGATGAACCGTCGGCCATGGCGTGGCTCGACGAATAA
- a CDS encoding ABC-2 family transporter protein, with amino-acid sequence MRYVFLLGLALRKSLTMAMQYRWDFVLSAVLSLLWTATGLVPFYVAFHDRPPVEGWTYESALVVVAVFTMLRAVLDGAVNPSLLTVVDQIRMGTFDFVLLKPADAQFLVSTTKFDVFRVVDVFAGIGLGTLAFVRMGRAPSAWGVLAALVMLGAATVVLYSIWILVISAAFWVVKVDNLAYLFSSIFDFARWPVTVFKGVWRILFTFVIPVGIMTTYPAEALLGTLTPGLFVGTLVGAVLFSSVARFVWTRALGHYTSASS; translated from the coding sequence ATGCGGTACGTCTTTCTGCTCGGGCTCGCGCTGCGCAAGTCGCTCACGATGGCGATGCAATATCGCTGGGATTTCGTGCTGAGCGCGGTGCTGAGTCTTCTGTGGACGGCGACCGGGCTCGTGCCATTTTACGTGGCGTTTCACGACCGCCCGCCCGTCGAAGGCTGGACGTACGAATCGGCGCTCGTGGTGGTGGCGGTATTCACGATGTTACGAGCCGTGCTGGACGGTGCGGTCAATCCGTCGCTGCTCACGGTGGTCGATCAAATACGAATGGGCACGTTCGACTTCGTGCTGCTGAAGCCTGCGGATGCGCAATTTCTCGTATCGACGACCAAGTTCGACGTGTTTCGCGTCGTCGATGTGTTCGCGGGCATTGGGCTCGGCACGCTGGCCTTCGTTCGAATGGGGCGAGCGCCAAGCGCGTGGGGCGTCCTTGCGGCCCTGGTGATGCTCGGTGCTGCAACGGTCGTGCTGTATTCGATTTGGATTCTCGTCATTTCGGCGGCGTTTTGGGTCGTCAAGGTCGACAATCTGGCGTACCTGTTTTCCTCGATCTTTGATTTTGCCCGCTGGCCCGTGACGGTGTTCAAAGGCGTTTGGCGCATCTTGTTCACCTTCGTCATTCCAGTTGGAATCATGACGACATACCCTGCCGAGGCGCTTCTGGGAACGCTCACGCCCGGCCTCTTCGTCGGGACGCTCGTTGGCGCCGTGCTTTTTTCGAGTGTTGCGCGATTCGTGTGGACCCGGGCGCTCGGACATTATACATCTGCGTCGAGCTGA
- a CDS encoding FMN-binding glutamate synthase family protein: MFLLAIAVLLAVVIYDVTQTRHAILRNFPVIGHFRYWLETIGPELRQYIVTNNDEERPFSRDQRTWVYASAKKQNNYFGFGTDNDLELSPNYLIIKHAAFPLPELHAGEPGYDSTYKVPCAKVIGAKRKRKKAYRPPSVVNTSAMSYGSLSGPAVEAINRGAQIAGCLQNTGEGGVSPYHRNGGELIWQIGTGYFGCRDARGRFSMERLRETVASAPIRMIEIKLSQGAKPGLGGVLPGAKVTPEIAQIRGIPVGQTCISPNGHTAFSSADELLDFVEKIAEETGLPVGIKSAVGESKFWEDLARLMARGDRGVDFITIDGGEGGTGAAPLVFSDHVSLPFKIAMSRVYRIFAEAGLTDDVAFIGSGRLGFPQVSLLAFGLGCDMINVAREAMLAIGCIQAQRCHTGHCPTGIATQNKWLMRGLDPTDKAARLANYIMTLRKEILQLSRACGVPHPSLITLENMDIIDDRLRARSARSIFEYEANWGRPSATDQEVIRRIMAGQPVVETESGLLVPAA, translated from the coding sequence ATTTTTCTTCTTGCCATTGCCGTGCTCCTCGCCGTCGTGATTTACGACGTCACGCAGACGCGCCATGCGATCTTGCGCAACTTTCCTGTCATCGGGCATTTCAGATACTGGCTCGAAACGATTGGCCCCGAGCTGCGCCAATACATCGTCACGAACAACGACGAAGAACGGCCGTTCAGTCGTGACCAACGCACGTGGGTGTACGCGTCCGCGAAAAAGCAAAACAATTATTTCGGGTTCGGTACGGACAACGACCTAGAGCTGTCGCCGAATTACTTGATCATCAAGCACGCGGCATTCCCGCTTCCCGAGCTTCATGCCGGTGAGCCTGGGTATGATTCGACGTACAAGGTTCCTTGCGCCAAGGTGATCGGCGCAAAACGCAAGCGCAAGAAGGCATATCGGCCGCCGTCGGTCGTCAATACGTCGGCAATGAGTTACGGGTCGCTCAGTGGTCCGGCGGTCGAAGCGATCAATCGCGGCGCTCAAATTGCCGGATGCCTGCAGAATACGGGGGAGGGTGGGGTTTCACCGTATCATCGCAACGGCGGGGAGCTCATTTGGCAAATTGGTACTGGTTACTTCGGTTGTCGCGACGCACGCGGGCGTTTTTCCATGGAGCGGCTACGTGAAACGGTGGCTTCGGCGCCGATTCGCATGATTGAAATCAAGCTGAGCCAGGGGGCCAAGCCGGGGCTCGGAGGCGTGCTTCCGGGCGCGAAGGTCACGCCGGAAATCGCGCAAATTCGCGGCATTCCCGTAGGGCAAACGTGCATCAGCCCGAACGGCCATACGGCCTTTTCTTCGGCCGACGAATTGCTCGATTTCGTTGAAAAGATTGCCGAAGAAACGGGGCTTCCGGTAGGCATCAAGTCCGCGGTGGGCGAGAGCAAATTCTGGGAGGATCTGGCGCGGCTCATGGCGCGCGGCGATCGCGGCGTGGACTTCATCACGATCGACGGCGGCGAAGGGGGAACGGGCGCCGCGCCGCTCGTGTTCAGCGATCACGTATCGCTTCCGTTCAAGATTGCGATGAGCCGCGTGTATCGCATTTTTGCGGAAGCGGGGCTCACGGACGACGTTGCTTTCATTGGATCGGGGAGGCTCGGCTTTCCTCAAGTTTCGCTGCTCGCATTTGGGCTCGGGTGCGACATGATCAACGTGGCGCGCGAAGCGATGCTGGCCATTGGTTGCATTCAAGCGCAAAGGTGCCATACGGGACATTGCCCGACGGGCATCGCGACGCAAAACAAATGGCTCATGCGGGGCCTCGATCCGACCGACAAGGCGGCTCGATTGGCCAATTACATCATGACGCTGCGCAAGGAAATTTTGCAGCTCTCGCGCGCGTGCGGAGTGCCCCACCCGTCGCTGATCACCCTCGAAAACATGGACATCATCGATGATCGCCTGCGTGCCAGGTCGGCACGTTCGATTTTCGAGTACGAAGCGAATTGGGGGCGTCCGTCGGCTACGGATCAGGAAGTGATTCGCAGAATCATGGCGGGGCAACCGGTCGTGGAAACGGAGAGCGGATTGCTCGTGCCGGCTGCTTGA